A DNA window from Hordeum vulgare subsp. vulgare chromosome 1H, MorexV3_pseudomolecules_assembly, whole genome shotgun sequence contains the following coding sequences:
- the LOC123424653 gene encoding general transcription and DNA repair factor IIH helicase subunit XPD, with translation MKFDLEGLTVHFPYAAIYPEQHAYMGELKRALDARGHALLEMPTGTGKTAALISLITSYSLANPSRPLRLIYCTRTVHEMEKTLAELRLLFSHLPPEASRSLLALGLSSRKNLCVHPQASASAARDSVDTACRRLTASWVRDKAASDPESTPLCEFFESFDRAAAAGDLSSFMPPGVYTLADLRSLGRERRICPYFLARQMVKYANVVVYSYQYLLDPKVASIVSREMQKECVVVFDEAHNIDNVCIEALSVSVRKQTLDGAERNLRRISQEIDRFKATDANRLRAEYNRLVDGLAQRGNLPISDAWLANPSLPDDILKEAVPGNIRKAEHFLAVLKRLVKFLDGRLETENVENEMPVSFVASIHSQAGIDQRMLRFCYDRLHSLLLTLEITDTDEFMHIQTICDFATLIGTYSRGFSIIIEPYDDRMPEIRDPVIQLSCHDASLAIQPVFERFQTVVITSGTLSPITLYPRLLNFQPVISRSFTMSLTRDCICPMVLTRGSDQLPVSTKFDMRSDPGVVRNYGRLLLEMASSVPDGIVCFFVSYSYMDGIVNSWNEMGILQDIMQHKLVFIETPDVVETTLALDNYRKACDCGRGAVFFSVARGKVAEGIDFDRHYGRLVIMFGVPFQYTLSKILRARLEYLRETFQIKEGDFLTFDALRQAAQCVGRVIRSKADYGMMIFADKRYSRHDKRSKLPGWILSHLHEAHLNLSTDMALHTAREFLRRMAQPYDKAGSGGAKTLLTEEDLQDMGRAPMET, from the exons ATGAAGTTCGATCTTGAAGGCCTGACGGTGCACTTCCCGTACGCGGCGATCTACCCGGAACAGCACGCGTACATGGGCGAGCTCAAGCGAGCCCTGGACGCGCGCGGCCACGCGCTGCTGGAGATGCCGACGGGCACCGGCAAGACGGCGGCGCTCATCTCCCTCATCACCTCTTACTCCCTCGCCAACCCCTCCCGCCCGCTCCGGCTCATCTACTGCACCCGCACCGTCCACGAGATGGAGAAGACCCTCGCCGAGCTCCGCCTCctcttctcccacctcccgcCCGAGGCCTCGCGCTCCCTCCTCGCGCTCGGACTCTCCTCCCGCAAGAACCTCTGCGTCCACCCCCaggcctccgcctccgccgcccgCGATTCCGTCGACACAGCCTGCCGCCGCCTGACGGCGTCCTGGGTCCGCGACAAGGCGGCCTCCGACCCGGAGTCGACCCCTCTCTGCGAATTCTTCGAGTCATTCGACCGGGCCGCGGCCGCCGGCGACCTCTCTTCTTTCATGCCCCCTGGGGTCTACACTCTCGCCGACCTCCGTTCGCTCGGCCGTGAGCGTCGGATATGCCCCTACTTCCTCGCCAGGCAGATGGTCAAGTACGCCAATGTGGTGGTCTACAGCTACCAGTACCTGCTCGACCCAAAGGTGGCCAGCATTGTGTCCCGGGAGATGCAGAAGGAGTGCGTGGTCGTGTTTGATGAGGCGCACAACATCGATAACGTCTGCATTGAGGCGCTGAGCGTCAGCGTTCGCAAGCAGACACTGGATGGTGCCGAGCGAAACTTGAGGCGCATCTCGCAAGAGATTGATAG GTTCAAGGCCACCGATGCCAATAGGCTTCGTGCTGAATACAATAGACTGGTGGATGGATTGGCACAGAGGGGAAATCTGCCAA TATCTGATGCTTGGCTTGCGAATCCATCCTTGCCTGATGACATTCTGAAGGAGGCTGTACCTGGAAATATCAGGAAGGCTGAACATTTTCTTGCTGTCTTGAAGAGACTagtgaaattcttagatgggcgGCTTGAAACAGAGAATGTTGAGAATGAAATGCCTGTTTCCTTTGTTGCTTCAATCCATTCCCAGGCTGGAATTGACCAGAGAATGTTGAGGTTTTGTTATGACCGCTTACATTCTCTATTGCTTACATTGGAGATAACCGACACGGATGAATTCATGCACATCCAGACCATTTGTGACTTTGCCACATTGATTGGAACTTATTCACGCGGTTTTTCAATCATAATTGAACcctatgatgatagaatgccggaAATTCGTGATCCTGTGATTCAG CTCAGTTGTCATGACGCTTCACTCGCAATACAACCTGTTTTCGAGCGTTTCCAAACTGTTGTCATCACTTCGGGAACTCTGAGCCCAATCACTCTGTACCCTCGTCTTCTGAATTTTCAGCCTGTTATAAGCAGGAGCTTCACAATGTCCCTAACAAGGGATTGTATATGTCCCATGGTGTTGACACGAGGAAG TGATCAGCTACCTGTGAGTACAAAGTTTGATATGCGCAGTGATCCTGGTGTTGTGAGGAATTATGGCCGCCTCTTGCTAGAAATGGCTTCTTCTGTTCCTGACGGCATCGTCTGTTTCTTTGTCAGTTACAGTTATATGGATGGCATTGTCAACAGCTGGAATGAAATGGGTATTTTGCAG GATATTATGCAGCACAAGTTGGTATTCATCGAAACACCAGATGTTGTTGAGACAACATTGGCCCTTGATAATTACAGAAAAGCATGTGATTGTGGTAGAGGTGCTGTCTTCTTCTCAGTTGCCAG GGGCAAAGTTGCTGAAGGCATTGATTTTGACCGACACTATGGCAGACTTGTGATCATGTTTGGAGTTCCATTCCAGTACACACTCAGCAA GATATTGCGTGCTAGGTTGGAGTACCTAAGAGAAACTTTTCAGATAAAGGAGGGTGATTTTCTGACATTTGACGCATTG AGGCAAGCTGCTCAATGTGTTGGCCGTGTCATTCGTTCGAAAGCAGATTATGGAATGATGATATTTGCTGACAAGAG ATACAGTCGGCATGATAAACGGTCCAAACTGCCAGGATGGATACTGTCACACTTGCACGAAGCGCACCTGAATCTGAGCACCGATATGGCTCTGCATACAGCCCGTGAG TTCCTCCGGAGGATGGCGCAGCCATACGACAAGGCTGGGAGCGGCGGGGCGAAGACGCTGTTGACGGAGGAGGACCTGCAGGACATGGGTCGGGCCCCCATGGAGACGTGA